The genomic DNA ATTAATGGTTCGAGTATTTGCTGCAGGCCATTGCGTTTACCTGCTATTCTTGTTGGAGATGGACGGTTGGGCGGTATTTCGGCAACTATTTCGGCTTACGAAAGCTTGAAACTTCGTGGATATGATGTTGCAGCTGTTGTGTTTGAAGATCGTGGCCTTGTCAATGAAGTGCCGATAATGTGCTATCTCCGGAACAGGTAGTGATTGCTCCACAGAGATGTACATTTCATTTTTGAAGCAATTACTTTCTATTTGTTCTCGGATGTATGTATGCTTTCAATATGCTTCTTGTCCAGCCATTATTTTATTGGGACAATTGTATCTTTGCTGATATAATTCCATATATGTGTTATTAGGGTGCCTGTGCTTGTGCTGCCACAGATTCCACAAGATCCAGCCGATGATCTGATGCAATGGTTTGACGATTCTCGAAGTGTGTTCAACTCTTTGAGGGATATAATGCAATCAGCTTATGCAGAAAGAATGCACGCATTGCTTCATATGCCAAAGAAGGCAAAAGAAAAGTTTTGGTGGCCTTTTACCCAGCATGGTCTTGTTCCAGAAGAAGGTGTTACTTTAATTGATTCGCGCTGTGGTGAGAACTTTTCAGTGTTCAAGGTTTGCGCTCTGTCTTCTAAGTTATGGCTTTTCATCCCCTTTTTCTGCTCTTATTTTCTTATCTGGGTATTActgtagaatatatatatatatatatatatatatatacacacatatatattatattctttaTCTCTCGAACAACTTTTTTCATCCATTTTAGAATCTTCATTTGTGCATGTCTCTTGTACGTGCTTTGGTTCCTATTGAATAGATTTGTTTTGTTTAGTACCATCCAGCTCTCATTTCTTTTATCCTTGAGAAACTAGCAGctaatttctttaattgttTTAGGGTGCAAATGATAAGTCTATGACTCAGCTGTTTGACGCATGTGCAAGTTGGTGGACGCAAGGACCAGATGCAACTTTACAGGTTATTTTTATCGCCGTGAAATGTAATTGGAAATGAAATGTGGGTTGGTTGGGGTAGTTAAAGGAATGGATTTGAGAAgcgcacatttattttgtgTCTGATTTATGTGTAGAAGACTGCATGAATACTTGCGTTTGTTGGCCCCAGTTGGTCCCTGAGGGCAAAAAGTTTTTGGCTTCAGCAGCCCTCCATCCCTTTCCAAAGTTGTGATAATGGGAAAGAAATGTTGGCATTCTTATGTCAAAGAGATATTGCATTAAATCAACGAAAAGTGGGATCATCTTTGCAAAATTGATTGCCATAATACAATTGACACGCCTGCAAAAGCTTGGTCAATCAGCTAATGGGGCTAATATTTCCTTGCGTAATGCCATGGTGCTTCCCTTTGCATGCGCTGCATGACTTATCTTCTTCCATCACATTTTTTTGTGATGAATTTTCTGAAGTTTCTTGTTAATTTGATTATGCGTTTTAGGGGCTTTCAGGCTGAGCTTGCAAGAGACATGGGTTATGCTGCTGCAAGATTTGGGCATGTAATGTTCCCAGAAAATGTTTATGAGCCAGCCTTAGCATGTGCAGAGCTTTTGCTAGATGGTGTAGGAAAAGGTTGGAACACCTATGTCTATGTCATTTGTCATCAGTGTTGCTAGATGTTCTAGAAATTTGATTGGTAGATATCACTTATGGATTGTTTCTCATTTAATTTCCTTCTGGATGATTGTTGATATTACTTTCATGACGGAGGTGCTCTATGTTGGCCTTCTTTGGCaaccaaaattttctttttttcctccagTTTCATGTTAATCCCTTGCCAAGTGAACTGCATATGTATTCTTAAATAAATGTAAagtgcaaaatatttttaatatttgatatatGTAATTTAAGGTTTTATAATTGGAAAGGACCTATACATTATATGCATGACTTGGATAGGCCATGTGGCATATAATGTGGTTACACACTAAATAGAATCTCAGATTCTTCAAGTGCTGAGTGTGTGTTTACCCATGTCTTTTTGTCTATTAATGTTAAAGTGGATTTCTTTGGGCTGATTTGTTTTGGTAGGATGGGCTTCCCGGGTGTATTTTTCAGATAATGGATCTACTGCTATTGAGATTGCTCTGAAGATGGCATTCCGCAAATTTTCAGTTGACCATGGAAACCTTTCAGATATCCTCAGCAATATTGAAGATGATAAAAAAGCTGAGCTCATGGTAGGTGTTATTCATGGTTCGGTCATTGAACAAATGAGGCATTAATACCACCTGCTAGTACATGTATTGAGGTTATGAAGAAGTCAGATTCTTTTATTGGCAAGTCACAGCCCAATTGCAGTTTCTGTTTGTTCATTTTCCTTCATTCTCAATTGCCAATGCGGCATTTTTGAAGATGAAGTAACATTTTATGTCCACATTTAATTTTCAACCCAATATGGAACTAAATAATGTGGTCGTTCCAGTACTTGGATAGGCCAAATAGCTTTCTGTGAATTAATGAAGATGCATTTTCAGATGCCTAAAATCAACTATTTatagttttatatatttataagtttTTTGCTTTCATTACTGTAGGTTCTAGCTCTTCAAGGATCTTATCATGGTGACACTCTAGGTGCTATGGAAGCACAATCACCTTCAGCTTACACCAGCTTTCTCCAGCAACCATGGTACTTATATTTGGCATAAAAATGATTTCATTAtagaaattttcaaatattttgtttCTGGGTTAATTTAGTGGCAAACTGCCTAAGCTTGCAATTGAAAGTGGAAAATCTTAAGCTCGACATCTTGACCAAAGCAAGATTCCCTTATGTTTGCAAGAGAGACTGCGCAAATCAAGTATCATAAGATGCAGCAGATACTGTGGTTGGcaatatacacacacacacacacacacacacacatatatatgaaactATTCATCACCTGTGTATATGCATGTAGTTGTAATTTTAATCACCTAACTTCTCATCAAAAAGTGTTTGTTTATTATATGTGGCCATTTCATCACATTTAACAAAGAACTTAGGATAAAGGTTTGATTTGGTCGAGGAAGATCCGATTCATGAATGATTCTTGCTATTAAGTCTGAATGTTGATATTTTAACTTGGATGATAAGCAGTGATATTTTAACTTCGATGATAAGCAGTAGTTGCCATTGGTTAAGTGTTCTTCCTTGCTTTTCTAATCTGTTACCATTCTATGTATTTGTTTGTAGTAAATAATCAAATTTAGGGAATGAAACTTTTGACAGGTACACTGGGAGAGGCCTTTTCCTGGATCCTCCTACAGTCTTCCTCTCCAACAGTATATGGAATCTTGCAGTTCCAGAGGTTCtgcattctaaagttgttgaACATAGAACCAGTGCGTATAAACTTGCAGTTTGTTTGGAGTATCTGCGGTCTTTCTGCTTACTCTTATTTTCCATGTTTATTCTGGATTGATCGATTCTGTGTTTTTAACAGCTTTCAGATTGCGTGAAGAAATATTTTGCAAGAGTAGAGACAACTCGGAGCTAGCTGGACTATATGCATCATATATATCGCAGCATCTATCCGGAGCAGGAGGACACAAGTGCATCGGAGCACTTATAATTGAACCAGGCAAGTTTAACTTTTCTAGTTATTTTCGATACATGGAGGGGATCTTTCATTGACTATAATGTGTTTGctggaaaaataaatgcccgTTCTATTATTGGCCTCTTGCATTCTCATGAAAAGATGAGTAGTTTTGCCAGCGGTAAGGTCAGCGACTTTTAGTGCTTgtgattcttttttaatagatTAGTGGCTCATTACAAGCGAGTGCCTACCTAAAAGCATGAAAATTCGTCTCTTGCAATGCTGTGAACTGATAAGTTGCACTTCCCTCTCGAATTTTCAGTGGTTCAAGGTGCTGGAGGGATGCATATGGTGGATCCACTATTCCATAGAGTTCTTGTAAACGAATGTCGAAGCCGAAGAATTCCAGTAATCTTCGATGAGGTGTTCACAGGATTCTGGCGTTTGGGTGCAGAGGTTGATCGTTACTCTTCTCTAATTACCCATTTGGCCTGAAAGGGAATGGAATGAACTATGAGACAAACTTTGATACTGGGAATTGAATGATGTTTGCAATCCAATGTCTCAGACGATCATGAGTTTCCTTTCCCTGATACTCTCAATCCACTGACTGAGATTATATCAACATTTTACAGAGTGCCGCAGACCTACTCGGTGTCCAACCAGACATAGCATGCTATGCCAAGCTGATGACCGGTGGGATAATACCTTTAGCTGCCACCTTAGCTTCTGGGGAAATATTTGATGCTTTCATGGGAGACTCAAAGGTATTAAATTTGGTTGAGACTTCCTAATAACACATTTGGTAACAAATTTTAAGCTCTGATGATCATCTCTAGGCGAATCTTATCATGAATAGAGAGTTAgctattttcttttaactcGGAAATTTCGATTTCATAAACTTAATGTAGCTTGACGCCCTTCTGCACGGCCATTCATATTCTGCACATGCTATGGGGTGCACAGCTGCTGCTAAAGCCATCAAATGGTTGAAAGACCCTGAGACCAACTTGAACTTCAGTTCAGAAGGGAAGCTGCTCAAAGAGGTTGGTGTTCCACCTGCATTTTATGATCAGGGTTATCATAATGGTCTCTCGAGCAAGCTTTTGAATTACTTATTTAAAcacttatttaaaaaaaagaggagtaCAAGAACTGCAACTCTTTTCCGCCATCTGCTTATTCATCCATCTTGTTTGTGCATTAATGAGCAACAATGCTTGCAGTTATGGGATATCACATTGGTGAACCGAATCTCCGATCATCCAGCTGTCCATAGAGTAATTGCTCTGGGAACGCTCTTCGCCATGGAACTACGAGTCGAAGGCAATAATGCCGGGTATCATCCCATTCCTTTTGCCTCAATTATTTGTTTAAATTCTTGAATTAATGCTACTGATGACAATAATTATTGTTTGTCTCAACCTGCATCTGtcataaagaagaaaaaaactcaaaggtagaataaaaaggaaaaaacagaaaaatcaCTACTCTGTTAAGAAGTCCGACTGATCCCTCTTATCCCTTATCGCATATTCATTGCTTATGCAGGTATGGCTCGCTATACTCAAGGAGACTTATTCGGATGCTCCGAGACGATGGAATATACGTGAGGCCTCTGGGCAATGTCATCTATTTCATGTGTGGTCCCTGCACGTCGCCTGAGATCTGCTCCCAACTGCTGACTAAACTCTACCGAAACCTCGAAGAATTTCACCGGCTCCGGAGCAAAGACGAATTCATGGACGTTGTAGTAGAGAAGTAAGTTTCAGAAGGCATTCTCGTAGTATGCCCTGAATAAGGATCATCCCACCCTCTTCTATAGCTAGCCTACACTTCAGTTAATACTCGGTAGCAAAAGTACTTCGCAGACATTTCCTGTTTGTTGGGGATTGAAGAGCTTATGCCAGTAGGCGGATTTATCTTAAAGATTGGACGTTGTTCTGGTGGTATCATCTATGTGAACAAACATTTTATTAGATAGTCGATAAAGCAGGAATTCTACTATATGAGCTCCATCGATTCCAATTTTACATGCAGACCTatgatgatattttttttggtgttgtAGATTATGTCTGGACATAGCCaagtggaccaaaatggaaATGAGACATCGTTTAACTGACAGAATAATCCTACCTAATGGTAACAATAGCGAGAGATCTGTTTTTTCATTTGTACTCTTAATCGTTCTCACTAATGATTGATGCTGATAAAAACAACAGCTAATCTTCTATACGAAGGCTCCTAAAAGGGGAGTTTTGCAGAGGCCAATCGGGACCAGACACTTGGCAAGTTGTCGGATGATTGTCGggaacaaaataataaaaaaaactcgttatataacaagaaatttattattttaaaaataataaactacTTGTTAATGATAAGAAACTTGctatttttataagaaattattattttgaatataatAAGAATCTTATtcagtaaaaaaattatctagcTAAATAGTCACGAActtgctttttttctttttttggggggaTGTAAAATCCCACTTTTACGGG from Punica granatum isolate Tunisia-2019 chromosome 2, ASM765513v2, whole genome shotgun sequence includes the following:
- the LOC116197859 gene encoding bifunctional dethiobiotin synthetase/7,8-diamino-pelargonic acid aminotransferase, mitochondrial; protein product: MLSVLSFLRRRRHHCYQLRLLHDRQSSTAASTLRTPLSHPTYFVWSPNTSLGKTLVSTGLAFSSLIGRSAPSKFVYLKPVQTGFPSDSDSLYLFNKLSSLSLLHKPHSPLLSSHQILQSSFPAANSLSSSLIRRSPDVSAPSGHPNSASGMVDLSFYKENRVLGDESEGNFVSELVSRTIFAYEEAVSPHLAAKRESAAVQDSVVVEMVERCLRAGLEGESEDREVLCLVETAGGVASPGPSGSLQCDLYRPLRLPAILVGDGRLGGISATISAYESLKLRGYDVAAVVFEDRGLVNEVPIMCYLRNRVPVLVLPQIPQDPADDLMQWFDDSRSVFNSLRDIMQSAYAERMHALLHMPKKAKEKFWWPFTQHGLVPEEGVTLIDSRCGENFSVFKGANDKSMTQLFDACASWWTQGPDATLQAELARDMGYAAARFGHVMFPENVYEPALACAELLLDGVGKGWASRVYFSDNGSTAIEIALKMAFRKFSVDHGNLSDILSNIEDDKKAELMVLALQGSYHGDTLGAMEAQSPSAYTSFLQQPWYTGRGLFLDPPTVFLSNSIWNLAVPEVLHSKVVEHRTTFRLREEIFCKSRDNSELAGLYASYISQHLSGAGGHKCIGALIIEPVVQGAGGMHMVDPLFHRVLVNECRSRRIPVIFDEVFTGFWRLGAESAADLLGVQPDIACYAKLMTGGIIPLAATLASGEIFDAFMGDSKLDALLHGHSYSAHAMGCTAAAKAIKWLKDPETNLNFSSEGKLLKELWDITLVNRISDHPAVHRVIALGTLFAMELRVEGNNAGYGSLYSRRLIRMLRDDGIYVRPLGNVIYFMCGPCTSPEICSQLLTKLYRNLEEFHRLRSKDEFMDVVVEK